A single genomic interval of Phocoenobacter uteri harbors:
- a CDS encoding glycosyltransferase family 25 protein has translation MTTDQHKIDVFVINLEKSIERRHIIQQQFEKLPQKITFQYFNAINGKENPNFYLFNKHNAEKRFRYKGNKSTLGQLGCFASHYLLWEECMKLDRPIIILEDDAILHQTFCDVYSFLNSKQNQFEFLWLSPPSPSKRSQKSDFVTKIDKTSNEIRQFYKGWSNTTGYYITPNTAKKLLDYTQEWIFDVDITMDRYWENNIKHLAITPYCLEPDLSLDSNIPVDKGRKERTLLVRLRRELYALKDRINKFIFDIKTRD, from the coding sequence ATGACAACCGATCAACATAAAATAGACGTTTTTGTTATTAACCTAGAAAAATCAATAGAAAGACGTCATATTATTCAGCAACAATTTGAAAAACTTCCTCAAAAAATAACTTTCCAATATTTTAATGCCATCAATGGAAAAGAAAATCCCAATTTTTATTTATTTAATAAACATAATGCTGAAAAACGTTTTCGATACAAAGGTAACAAAAGCACATTAGGACAGCTAGGCTGTTTTGCTAGCCACTATTTACTTTGGGAAGAATGTATGAAATTAGATCGTCCTATAATTATTTTAGAGGATGATGCTATTCTTCATCAAACATTCTGTGATGTATATTCTTTTTTAAATTCAAAACAGAATCAGTTTGAATTTTTGTGGTTGAGTCCACCATCTCCATCGAAACGTTCACAAAAAAGTGATTTTGTTACTAAAATTGATAAAACTTCAAATGAGATAAGACAGTTTTATAAAGGCTGGAGTAATACAACAGGTTATTATATTACTCCTAATACAGCAAAAAAATTGTTAGATTATACTCAAGAATGGATTTTTGATGTTGATATTACAATGGATAGATATTGGGAAAATAATATTAAACATTTAGCAATTACACCCTATTGTTTAGAGCCTGATTTATCTTTGGATAGTAACATTCCGGTAGATAAAGGTAGGAAAGAACGTACTCTTTTAGTTCGTTTAAGAAGAGAGTTATATGCTCTTAAAGACAGAATAAATAAATTTATTTTTGATATAAAAACTAGAGACTAA